One window from the genome of Cryptococcus tetragattii IND107 chromosome 2, whole genome shotgun sequence encodes:
- a CDS encoding phosphoadenosine phosphosulfate reductase, with protein sequence MSSEDILTPQYTPEEIERFNAELDGKTPQEILTWAVDSVDGLYQTTAFGLTGTAAVDMISKISLSREETHLVPLIFLDTLHHFPETLALAQTMADTYLAPLHIYTPPGVSTAEEFAAKYGENLWETDEGAYDYLVKVEPAARAYKELGVRAVITGRRRSQGADRANLKVLEIDERGLLKINPLIGWSFKEVKEYIDKEGVPYNPLLDKGYRSIGDVHSTAPPDPNAASDAAERSGRWQGKAKTECGLHTNYFEMKKKFEEKAAAAGGASKQS encoded by the exons ATGTCCAGCGAAGACATTCTCACTCCCCAGTACACCCCTGAAGAAATCGAGCGATTTAATGCCGAACTCGACGGCAAGACTCCCCAGGAGATTTTGACCTGGGCTGTCGACAGTGTCGATGGCTTGTACCAGACTACTGCTTTCGGATT GACTGGTACCGCCGCTGTAGACATGATTTCCAAGATTTCATTGAGCCGCGAAGAAACTCATCTTGTGCCCCTT ATCTTCCTTGATACCCTTCACCACTTCCCTGAAACCCTTGCTCTCGCTCAAACCATGGCTGATACCTATCTCGCCCCCTTGCACATCTACACTCCCCCCGGCGTTTCTACTGCTGAAGAATTCGCCGCCAAGTATGGCGAGAACCTCTGGGAAACTGATGAAGGCGCCTACGATTATTTGGTGAAGGTCGAGCCTGCAGCCAGGGCTTACAAGGAACTGGGCGTCAGGGCGGTCATCACTGGTagacgaagaagccaaggcgCCGACCGAGCAAACTTGAAGGTGCTCGAAATCGACGAGAGAGGGTTGCTCAAGATCAACCCTTTGATCGGATGGAGTTTTAAGGAGGTCAAGGAATACATTGACAAGGA AGGTGTTCCTTACAACCCTCTTCTCGACAAAGGCTATCGATCTATCGGAGACGTCCATTCCACTGCTCCACCCGACCCCAACGCCGCCAGTGATGCTGCTGAGCGAAGCGGTCGATGGCAGGGTAAGGCCAAGACCGAATGTGGTTTACACACGAACTACTttgagatgaagaagaagtttgaagagaaggcgGCCGCTGCGGGCGGGGCCTCCAAGCAGTCATAA